Proteins encoded by one window of Ictidomys tridecemlineatus isolate mIctTri1 chromosome 7, mIctTri1.hap1, whole genome shotgun sequence:
- the LOC101971642 gene encoding large ribosomal subunit protein eL39, translating to MSSHKTFRIKRFLAKKQKQNRPIPQWIRMKTGNKIRYNSKRRHWRRTKLGL from the coding sequence ATGTCTTCTCACAAGACTTTCAGGATCAAGCGATTTTTGgccaagaaacaaaagcaaaatcgTCCCATTCCCCAGTGGATTCGAATGAAAACTGGTAATAAAATCAGGTACAATTCCAAGAGGAGACACTGGAGGAGAACCAAGCTGGGTCTATAA